One window of the Triticum urartu cultivar G1812 unplaced genomic scaffold, Tu2.1 TuUngrouped_contig_4337, whole genome shotgun sequence genome contains the following:
- the LOC125527679 gene encoding uncharacterized protein LOC125527679 produces MALCTGLSVGAGKGIILSAIVARGSLINMGGGPKRGIDLVDEAIIEYDMRIKRGRQERHDLQLIDGATILGPHGTWDRPFTYDISNDCGGTVNITLARLSWAVEATVEVLISEVQDGFNMSLRCFTSGFDSEIRLFNGAITDSRGLKRSVVAVMKRSYIRLKFKVVAPSCCSKSQYRCTYKAKTHGHNAREIKTDFALISVKVTWSTLPGRFPT; encoded by the exons ATGGCTCTATGTACAGGGCTATCGGTTGGGGCTGGAAAAGGGATTATTCTCTCGGCGATCGTAGCGAGA GGTTCCCTCATCAACATGGGTGGTGGCCCTAAGCGAGGAATAGATTTAGTGGACGAGGCTATAATCGAGTATGACATGAGGATTAAGCGAGGCAGACAAGAAAGACATGATCTACAACTGATCGATGGTGCAACAATCTTAGGCCCCCACGGGACATGGGATAGGCCGTTCACATATGACATCTCTAACGACTGTGGTGGTACAGTTAACATAACTTTAGCACGTCTTTCTTGGGCGGTTGAGGCAACTGTAGAGGTTCTCATCTCGGAAGTGCAGGATGGTTTCAATATGTCTCTTAGATGTTTTACCAGTGGGTTTGATTCTGAGATAAGGCTCTTCAATGGCGCTATTACCGACTCACGTGGATTGAAGCGATCAGTGGTTGCCGTAATGAAGCGGTCTTACATACGTTTAAAATTCAAGGTAGTTGCACCGTCTTGTTGTTCTAAGTCCCAATATCGTTGTACCTATAAGGCGAAGACTCACGGGCATAATGCTCGAGAGATAAAGACTGATTTTGCACTGATCTCGGTGAAGGTGACTTGGTCGACATTGCCGGGCAGGTTTCCTACCTAA
- the LOC125527680 gene encoding subtilisin-chymotrypsin inhibitor-2A-like (The sequence of the model RefSeq protein was modified relative to this genomic sequence to represent the inferred CDS: added 15 bases not found in genome assembly) has product MSSSEEKTSWPEVVGLCAEEAKKIILKDKPDANIVVLPAGSMVTMDYDPLRVRIFVDTVAKAPHTG; this is encoded by the coding sequence GAGAAGACGTCGTGGCCGGAGGTGGTGGGGCTATGCGCggaggaggccaagaagatcatcCTCAAGGACAAGCCCGATGCCAACATCGTCGTTCTCCCCGCCGGCTCGATGGTCACCATGGACTACGATCCCCTGCGCGTCCGCATCTTCGTCGATACCGTCGCCAAGGCCCCCCACACCGGCTAG